Proteins encoded within one genomic window of Longimicrobium sp.:
- a CDS encoding HEAT repeat domain-containing protein produces the protein MGMNLHRTVIRVFVASPGDLAPERQIARETVDEMNRTLGRELDFQIDLLGWEDTLPGVGRPQGLINRDVDTCDLFIGILWKRWGTPSGNDYTSGFEEEFERAQRRAAESGDPEIWLAFKKIDEALLADPGDQLRRVVAFKQAQIAARAVLFKEFSDEQDWRRQLRAWLLTHIAQWIKSARTAQEAAGEPESNLYSENTFASARTPFDIEADSAVLPEQLRNAGAVLARAIHAESEERYLGLVGDIGKFEMARLHLLTKAWLSSRETQELLSSHEIQLLYPERERVEFVYPENQLVWRSLLGDKHDVRVGWFWFHEFEPGTLPPYVIELARSDALPEVRQSVLEVMELCGIYPPPEEAQQFVYGILHDSDESVQRAAAKYVALFGDSTVVSLLDEIASSSDVVAYTAKLEAFRLRARVDPRSALQNVPRTLDAIGKEYTAALSVHLKSVPVEVLVDAAKSAPDRAVRRVVVEELSRRGELDVALANELLSDRSMKVREHALQALIRAGATITASVIRRHLTRESDTSGSLPSNPFDDDNVDIDQVVEALFEREPVRRVKAEIDWFEIDGSTAYMVWARKQKPAGVMRIREDLKSDFKRVHRESQRRLLARYGPVAAQVEESFAKYNSLFLSRLRAAGLSALVSHGATVDDLPLIKELLAHSSPWESGLREAAIAGIGQIGGVADVEQLLQIAQGAYGRVRAQALRTAVSLSPGIDGVAPELLRSNTPEFVRAGIAALTKRNFEQVSELVFPLLFHPDSAIRRPAIGYFVFVYPESELAEILNRYLTHETYYYNVVCWFDRALYAPPELREGYMLKLLAEERGAWSTLD, from the coding sequence ATGGGGATGAACCTACATCGTACGGTTATCCGGGTGTTCGTTGCGTCGCCCGGAGATCTCGCCCCAGAACGGCAGATCGCCCGGGAAACCGTCGATGAAATGAATCGAACCCTCGGCCGAGAGCTCGATTTCCAGATCGACCTCCTAGGCTGGGAGGATACGCTTCCAGGTGTGGGGCGTCCCCAGGGTTTGATTAACCGGGACGTTGACACATGCGATCTATTTATTGGGATATTGTGGAAGCGTTGGGGTACCCCGTCCGGGAATGACTATACCTCTGGGTTCGAGGAGGAGTTCGAGCGCGCTCAGCGACGTGCTGCGGAAAGTGGCGACCCCGAGATATGGCTAGCCTTTAAGAAAATCGATGAAGCGCTACTTGCCGATCCAGGAGACCAGTTGCGACGCGTTGTTGCATTCAAGCAGGCTCAGATTGCTGCCAGAGCCGTTTTGTTCAAGGAGTTTTCCGATGAACAAGATTGGAGGCGGCAGCTTCGTGCTTGGCTGCTCACTCACATTGCCCAGTGGATAAAGTCAGCTAGAACTGCGCAAGAGGCTGCAGGAGAGCCCGAGTCCAATTTGTATAGCGAAAACACTTTCGCGTCTGCACGTACTCCTTTCGACATTGAGGCAGATTCGGCTGTCCTGCCTGAACAGCTTCGGAACGCTGGGGCAGTTCTAGCGCGCGCCATCCATGCTGAAAGTGAGGAGCGATATCTTGGCCTAGTCGGCGATATCGGGAAGTTTGAGATGGCCCGGCTCCACTTGCTCACGAAAGCGTGGTTGTCTTCGCGCGAAACGCAAGAGTTACTGTCCAGCCATGAGATCCAGCTTCTTTACCCGGAGAGAGAGCGTGTCGAGTTCGTGTATCCGGAAAACCAGCTGGTGTGGCGAAGTCTGCTAGGAGATAAACATGACGTACGAGTGGGGTGGTTCTGGTTTCATGAGTTTGAACCCGGCACGCTACCACCATACGTGATCGAGCTTGCGAGGTCAGACGCGTTGCCAGAGGTCCGGCAGAGCGTGCTCGAAGTCATGGAACTGTGTGGGATATATCCGCCACCGGAGGAGGCACAGCAGTTCGTTTATGGTATTCTTCACGATTCTGACGAATCTGTGCAGCGTGCAGCCGCCAAATACGTGGCTCTTTTCGGGGATTCAACGGTGGTTTCGCTGCTGGATGAAATTGCTTCGAGCAGCGACGTAGTTGCGTATACAGCGAAGTTGGAGGCGTTCCGACTCCGGGCTCGAGTTGATCCTCGATCAGCCCTTCAGAATGTTCCCCGCACATTGGATGCGATCGGAAAAGAATACACCGCCGCGCTCAGCGTCCACCTCAAATCTGTACCCGTGGAGGTACTAGTTGACGCTGCGAAGTCCGCTCCAGACCGCGCCGTGCGCCGTGTCGTTGTAGAGGAGCTCTCTCGTCGAGGAGAATTGGACGTTGCTCTCGCGAATGAGCTTCTCAGTGACCGATCAATGAAGGTAAGAGAACACGCGTTACAGGCACTTATTCGGGCCGGAGCTACAATCACGGCATCCGTCATCCGGCGACACCTGACAAGGGAATCCGATACATCTGGCTCATTGCCAAGCAACCCGTTCGACGACGACAATGTCGATATTGATCAGGTTGTCGAAGCGCTTTTTGAGCGTGAACCAGTCCGGCGAGTCAAAGCAGAGATTGACTGGTTCGAAATCGATGGATCAACTGCGTACATGGTTTGGGCGCGTAAGCAAAAGCCCGCAGGAGTCATGCGTATCCGAGAGGATCTGAAATCGGATTTCAAACGGGTTCACCGCGAGTCCCAACGCCGCTTGCTCGCGCGGTACGGTCCCGTCGCGGCGCAGGTGGAGGAGTCATTTGCGAAGTACAATTCTCTGTTTCTGTCGAGGTTGCGCGCGGCTGGATTGTCAGCGCTTGTGTCACACGGCGCTACCGTGGACGATCTGCCGCTCATTAAGGAGTTGCTAGCCCACAGTTCACCATGGGAAAGCGGGCTTAGAGAGGCGGCCATCGCTGGGATTGGCCAGATCGGCGGAGTAGCGGATGTCGAACAGCTACTCCAGATCGCTCAAGGTGCATATGGCCGAGTCCGCGCACAAGCGTTGAGAACCGCTGTCTCGCTCTCTCCAGGTATCGACGGGGTCGCACCAGAGTTACTGCGTTCAAACACCCCAGAATTCGTGCGGGCTGGAATCGCGGCGCTCACAAAGAGAAATTTTGAACAGGTCAGCGAGCTTGTGTTCCCCTTGCTGTTTCACCCTGATTCAGCAATCAGGCGCCCGGCGATCGGGTACTTCGTTTTCGTATACCCAGAGTCCGAATTAGCCGAAATCTTAAACCGGTATTTGACGCACGAGACTTACTATTACAACGTCGTATGTTGGTTCGATCGAGCTCTTTATGCTCCTCCCGAGCTTCGGGAAGGATATATGTTGAAGCTCTTGGCTGAAGAAAGGGGGGCGTGGTCAACCCTAGATTGA
- a CDS encoding DUF4123 domain-containing protein gives MATSGRACAMTQAVVEAAQLRRYAEAGELYAIIDACDRADVPPMAWERGARAVSLFAGTEDAALWAIAPYLFETDAELLEWIAETRAADAWGVFVVADCGLVALARHLRELLVVRSPDGESMRFRFYDPRVLPGHLECCDADALRGFFGPARALGVAAEEGARLFYGAARKIRVVAEPCA, from the coding sequence ATGGCCACCTCAGGCCGCGCCTGCGCGATGACGCAGGCCGTGGTCGAGGCCGCGCAGCTCCGGCGGTACGCGGAGGCGGGGGAGCTGTACGCCATCATTGACGCGTGCGACCGCGCGGACGTGCCGCCGATGGCGTGGGAGCGGGGAGCGCGCGCGGTTTCGCTGTTCGCGGGTACGGAGGACGCGGCGCTGTGGGCGATCGCGCCGTACCTGTTCGAGACGGACGCGGAGCTGCTGGAGTGGATCGCGGAGACGCGGGCGGCGGATGCGTGGGGCGTGTTCGTGGTGGCGGATTGCGGTCTGGTGGCGCTGGCCCGCCATCTCCGCGAGCTGCTCGTGGTGCGGTCACCGGATGGCGAGTCCATGCGCTTCCGCTTCTACGATCCGCGCGTCCTCCCCGGCCATCTCGAGTGCTGCGATGCGGATGCGCTGCGCGGCTTCTTCGGCCCGGCGCGCGCGTTAGGCGTGGCGGCGGAGGAGGGGGCGCGGCTTTTCTACGGCGCGGCGCGGAAGATCCGGGTGGTGGCCGAACCATGCGCGTGA
- a CDS encoding endonuclease/exonuclease/phosphatase family protein, whose translation MLPGVLRWTAVGLGSLTTVGTLLSFSRSPHWFVRLWDFPRVQIATIAAVSGGGYALYFYRGRPLEKAFLGAVGAAVAVQLREIFPYTPLHRVQVERSALGPRQRRAEGGSTIRLLIANVLMENEEHERLLDVIREADPDVVLAVETNERWARALQPLVEEYPHVVHQPQENYYGMMLFSRLPLVDAKIEYMVQDDIPSVHAVLELPSGDCVTLHGLHPRPPEPLRDQDSTPRDAELVLMGRAIRAAGDVPTVVAGDLNDVAWSPVSELFLRLSGLLDPRVGRGFFNSFNANNPIFRYPLDHVFHSNHFRLCELQRLPHIGSDHFPMLVELSYEPDASREQPPTPVGEGDLEEAEDKVELEAEAARTGDDRPRRE comes from the coding sequence ATGCTGCCAGGGGTGCTCCGGTGGACCGCGGTAGGACTGGGATCGCTCACCACGGTCGGCACGCTGCTCAGCTTCAGCCGCAGCCCGCACTGGTTCGTGCGGCTGTGGGACTTTCCACGCGTGCAGATCGCAACCATCGCCGCGGTTTCCGGGGGCGGGTACGCGCTCTACTTCTACCGGGGGCGCCCCCTGGAGAAGGCGTTCCTGGGGGCGGTGGGCGCGGCGGTCGCGGTGCAGCTCCGCGAAATCTTTCCGTACACGCCGCTGCACCGCGTGCAGGTGGAGCGGAGCGCGCTCGGGCCCCGCCAGCGGCGCGCCGAGGGGGGCTCCACCATCCGGCTCCTCATCGCCAACGTGCTGATGGAGAACGAGGAGCACGAGCGGCTCCTCGACGTCATCCGCGAGGCGGACCCGGACGTGGTGCTCGCGGTGGAGACGAACGAGCGGTGGGCGCGTGCGCTGCAGCCGCTGGTGGAGGAGTATCCGCACGTCGTCCACCAGCCGCAGGAGAACTACTACGGGATGATGCTCTTCTCGCGCCTCCCGCTGGTGGACGCGAAGATCGAGTACATGGTGCAGGACGACATCCCCTCGGTGCACGCGGTGCTGGAGCTGCCGAGCGGCGACTGCGTGACGCTTCATGGCCTCCATCCGCGCCCGCCCGAGCCGCTGCGCGACCAGGACTCCACCCCGCGCGACGCGGAGCTGGTGCTGATGGGCCGCGCCATCCGCGCCGCCGGCGACGTGCCGACCGTGGTGGCGGGCGACCTGAACGACGTCGCCTGGTCGCCGGTGAGCGAGCTCTTTCTGCGGCTGAGCGGGCTGCTGGACCCGCGGGTGGGGCGCGGCTTCTTCAACAGCTTCAACGCCAACAACCCGATCTTCCGCTACCCGCTGGACCACGTCTTCCACTCAAACCACTTCCGCCTCTGCGAGCTGCAGCGGCTTCCCCACATCGGCTCCGACCACTTTCCCATGCTGGTGGAGCTGAGCTACGAGCCGGATGCCTCGCGCGAGCAGCCCCCCACCCCGGTCGGCGAGGGGGACCTGGAGGAGGCGGAGGACAAGGTGGAGCTGGAGGCGGAGGCCGCGCGCACGGGCGACGACCGCCCGCGACGCGAGTGA
- a CDS encoding endonuclease/exonuclease/phosphatase family protein gives MTNILRLPLFALAALTAGCASTPPAASPVRELSVLVYNIHAGKDAGGAENLPRVAELVRSTGADLVLLQEVDRNTRRSGPADQPAILARLTGYSVAFGRTIGFQGGDYGVALLSRWPIRTDTLIPLTVTAPPGRTVEGREQRGVLLAEVDAPGGPLAVLNTHLDASGEELWRAQEIATVLRVAQMARERGMPLLIGGDLNARPQSAIHDDLRAAGFRDAWPECGEGDGFTFPVATPDRRIDYLYLTGASRCLSARVLPADASDHRALLVRLRLR, from the coding sequence GTGACCAACATCCTCCGCCTCCCCCTTTTCGCGCTGGCCGCCCTGACCGCGGGCTGCGCCAGCACGCCTCCGGCCGCATCGCCCGTGCGCGAGCTGTCGGTGCTGGTCTACAACATCCACGCGGGCAAGGATGCCGGCGGGGCCGAGAACCTGCCGCGCGTCGCGGAGCTGGTGCGGAGCACGGGGGCCGACCTCGTGCTCCTCCAGGAGGTGGACCGCAACACGCGCCGCTCCGGCCCGGCCGACCAGCCCGCCATCCTGGCCCGCCTCACCGGCTACTCGGTCGCCTTCGGGCGGACGATCGGCTTCCAGGGCGGCGACTACGGCGTGGCGCTCCTCTCTCGCTGGCCGATCCGCACGGACACGCTCATCCCCCTCACCGTCACCGCGCCGCCGGGGCGCACGGTGGAAGGCCGCGAGCAGCGTGGCGTGCTGCTGGCCGAGGTGGACGCGCCGGGCGGACCGCTCGCCGTGCTCAACACGCACCTGGACGCATCGGGCGAGGAGCTGTGGCGCGCGCAGGAGATCGCCACCGTGCTGCGGGTGGCGCAGATGGCGCGGGAGCGGGGGATGCCGCTGCTCATCGGCGGCGACCTCAACGCCCGCCCGCAGAGCGCCATCCACGACGACCTGCGCGCGGCGGGCTTCCGCGATGCGTGGCCGGAGTGCGGCGAGGGCGACGGGTTCACCTTCCCCGTCGCCACGCCCGACCGGCGGATCGACTACCTGTACCTCACCGGCGCGTCGCGCTGCCTGAGCGCCCGCGTGCTGCCGGCCGACGCATCCGATCACCGGGCGCTGCTGGTGCGGCTGCGGCTTCGCTGA
- a CDS encoding helix-turn-helix transcriptional regulator, whose product MLPLLSVERMESFEHVLGRVIAEERRRAGLSQEALATRCKLHPTYISQLERGLKSPTLRVFRGLAEALGTSGAELLRKAEGAG is encoded by the coding sequence ATGCTTCCCCTTCTCAGCGTGGAGCGCATGGAGAGTTTCGAGCACGTACTCGGGCGGGTGATCGCGGAGGAGCGGCGGAGGGCCGGGCTGTCGCAGGAGGCGCTGGCCACGCGCTGCAAGCTGCACCCGACCTACATCAGCCAGCTGGAGCGCGGGCTGAAGTCGCCGACGCTGCGCGTGTTCCGCGGGCTGGCGGAGGCGCTGGGGACGAGCGGGGCGGAGCTGCTGCGGAAGGCAGAGGGTGCAGGATAG
- a CDS encoding heavy metal-binding domain-containing protein: MNSTSSVLVVNTSSIIGWEVESYLGPISVHMVAGTNIFSDLFANFSDIFGGRSESYGHQLSRLYDDAVEQLRRRARAAGANAVLGLTIDFDEISGQGKSMFMLNAIGTAVRARRTEAAGTAAAHAGAPLPFDQMEVLIRRNRLLSDIRNKTLVISDEVWEFATEHAVAEMSDYALGSFLGLDALSDSPHTMERAVRFFNALDPEVAKDRLYLMLRHTSAPRSAVLREAIMQILVRLHLVDYRRISTALEYPEAVARKEALRLLKGHPGMYQARDLDEAVQLREAILRTFPPRWTPTTRRGLLGGEKPAFACPCGGVADDDATHCPKCHLDTYGFARAEFPRDEAVRLITDRIAVLQEIYASS, translated from the coding sequence ATGAACAGCACCTCCAGCGTACTCGTCGTCAACACCTCGTCCATCATCGGCTGGGAAGTGGAATCGTACCTCGGACCGATCTCCGTCCACATGGTGGCGGGCACGAACATCTTCAGCGACCTCTTCGCCAACTTCAGCGACATCTTCGGCGGACGTTCAGAGTCGTACGGCCACCAGCTTTCGCGCCTGTACGACGATGCGGTGGAGCAGCTCCGCCGGCGAGCTCGCGCAGCCGGCGCGAACGCCGTGCTCGGCCTCACGATCGACTTCGACGAGATCTCCGGGCAGGGGAAGTCGATGTTCATGCTGAACGCCATCGGAACCGCCGTCCGGGCGCGCCGGACCGAGGCTGCCGGGACCGCCGCTGCCCATGCGGGCGCACCGCTCCCATTCGACCAGATGGAGGTGCTGATTCGCCGCAACCGGCTCCTGTCGGACATCAGGAACAAGACCCTGGTGATCTCGGACGAGGTATGGGAGTTCGCGACCGAGCACGCGGTAGCCGAGATGTCGGACTACGCGCTCGGCTCGTTCCTGGGCCTGGATGCGCTGTCGGACAGCCCGCACACGATGGAGCGCGCCGTCCGCTTCTTCAACGCGCTCGATCCCGAGGTGGCCAAGGACCGCCTCTACCTGATGCTCCGCCATACCTCCGCCCCGAGATCGGCCGTCCTGCGGGAGGCGATCATGCAGATCCTCGTTCGGCTCCACCTGGTCGATTACCGCCGCATCTCCACCGCGCTCGAGTACCCGGAGGCCGTCGCGCGCAAGGAAGCCCTCCGGCTCCTCAAGGGGCATCCGGGAATGTACCAGGCGCGCGACCTGGACGAGGCGGTCCAGTTGCGGGAGGCGATCCTGCGCACCTTCCCGCCGCGCTGGACGCCCACCACCCGCCGCGGCCTTCTCGGCGGGGAGAAACCGGCATTCGCCTGCCCGTGCGGAGGCGTCGCCGACGATGACGCGACCCACTGCCCGAAGTGCCACCTCGACACCTACGGCTTTGCCCGAGCGGAATTCCCCCGCGACGAGGCGGTCAGGCTGATCACCGACCGGATCGCGGTGCTGCAGGAGATCTACGCGTCGAGTTGA
- a CDS encoding TIGR01777 family oxidoreductase, which yields MKIVLPGGSGQVGTLLARDFGGDGHEVVVLGRSASAGPWRSVTWDAKTIGPWAAELEGADVVINLAGRNVNCRYNAANRREILESRVDSTRVLGEAIAGCAQPPRVWLQSSTATIYAHRFDAPNDEATGIVGGDEPGAPDTWRFSIEVARAWERAFDEAPVPHTRKVALRSAMVMSPDAGGVFDVLLGLVRRGLGGRSGDGRQYVSWIHHEDFTRAVRWLIDRDDFSGAVNLAAPTPLPNDDFMRVLREAWGTRVGLPATRWMLEIGAVFLRTETELILKSRRVVPGRLLEAGFEFRFPGWEEAARDLCGEWRRRKSA from the coding sequence GTGAAGATCGTCCTCCCCGGTGGGTCGGGACAGGTGGGAACGCTGCTCGCGCGCGACTTCGGGGGCGACGGGCACGAGGTGGTGGTGCTGGGGCGATCCGCGAGCGCGGGGCCCTGGCGCTCCGTGACGTGGGACGCGAAGACGATCGGTCCGTGGGCGGCGGAGCTGGAGGGCGCGGACGTGGTGATCAACCTCGCGGGCCGCAACGTCAACTGCCGCTACAACGCCGCCAACCGCCGCGAGATCCTCGAGTCGCGCGTGGACTCGACGCGCGTGCTGGGCGAGGCCATCGCCGGCTGCGCGCAGCCGCCGCGCGTGTGGCTTCAATCGAGCACGGCCACCATCTACGCCCACCGCTTCGACGCGCCCAACGACGAGGCCACCGGCATCGTCGGCGGCGACGAGCCGGGGGCGCCGGATACGTGGCGCTTCAGCATCGAGGTGGCGCGGGCGTGGGAGCGCGCGTTCGACGAGGCGCCCGTGCCGCACACCCGCAAGGTCGCGCTCCGCTCGGCGATGGTGATGAGCCCCGACGCGGGCGGCGTCTTCGACGTCCTCCTGGGGCTGGTGCGGCGCGGGCTGGGCGGGCGCTCGGGGGATGGGCGGCAGTACGTGTCGTGGATCCACCACGAGGACTTCACGCGGGCCGTCCGCTGGCTGATCGACCGCGACGACTTCTCCGGGGCGGTGAACCTGGCCGCTCCCACTCCGCTCCCCAACGACGACTTCATGCGCGTGCTGCGCGAGGCGTGGGGCACGCGTGTCGGCCTCCCCGCGACGCGATGGATGCTGGAGATCGGCGCCGTCTTCCTGCGCACCGAGACGGAGCTGATCCTCAAGAGCCGGCGTGTGGTTCCGGGGCGGCTGCTGGAGGCGGGATTCGAGTTCCGGTTTCCCGGCTGGGAGGAGGCCGCGCGGGATCTGTGCGGGGAGTGGCGGAGGCGGAAGAGTGCGTGA
- a CDS encoding GNAT family N-acetyltransferase, with amino-acid sequence MTQSAVVDNEAEGQFEAETPQGVAVLTYERREGKLFLLHTGVPPALEGQGIGGSLVRAALEQAREKGHKVVPYCSFAREYAARHPEFADVVQAPE; translated from the coding sequence ATGACACAATCAGCGGTCGTGGACAACGAGGCCGAGGGGCAGTTCGAGGCAGAGACGCCGCAAGGGGTCGCGGTGCTCACCTACGAACGGCGCGAGGGGAAGCTCTTCCTCCTGCACACCGGCGTGCCGCCGGCGTTGGAGGGGCAGGGGATCGGCGGGAGCCTGGTGCGCGCGGCGCTGGAGCAGGCGCGCGAGAAGGGGCACAAGGTGGTGCCGTATTGCTCCTTTGCGCGCGAGTACGCCGCGCGCCACCCCGAGTTCGCGGACGTCGTACAGGCGCCCGAGTAA
- a CDS encoding peptidoglycan-binding domain-containing protein: protein MPLHTLAQGECALSIATQRGTAWAALWEHPENAELRARRPDPAVLQPGDILFVPEPEPAPRPCAVQTRNRYTVKGRTTVFRLRLLRDGDAPRTAQPYQLCVDGFWHSGSTDGEGWLEARIPCDARRGELVLPAHTGQPVAEAEERFDLAFGHLDPAEEISGAQGRLRNLGFAACEVDGVPGPQTEEALRLFQAAAGLEETGRLDASTADALRARHGS from the coding sequence ATGCCCCTCCACACCCTCGCCCAGGGCGAATGCGCGCTCAGCATCGCCACACAGCGCGGCACCGCGTGGGCCGCCCTCTGGGAGCACCCGGAGAACGCGGAGCTGCGCGCGCGCCGCCCCGACCCCGCCGTGCTCCAGCCGGGAGACATTCTCTTCGTCCCCGAGCCGGAGCCCGCCCCGCGCCCCTGCGCCGTGCAGACCCGCAACCGCTACACGGTCAAGGGCCGCACCACCGTCTTCCGCCTCCGCCTCCTGCGCGATGGCGACGCACCGCGCACCGCGCAGCCATACCAGCTCTGCGTGGACGGCTTCTGGCACTCCGGCAGCACGGACGGCGAAGGTTGGCTGGAGGCGCGCATCCCCTGCGATGCGCGGCGAGGCGAGCTGGTGCTCCCCGCCCACACGGGCCAGCCCGTCGCCGAAGCCGAGGAGCGCTTCGATCTCGCGTTCGGCCACCTCGACCCCGCCGAAGAGATCAGCGGCGCGCAGGGCCGCCTCCGCAACCTCGGCTTCGCCGCCTGCGAGGTGGACGGCGTCCCCGGCCCGCAGACCGAGGAAGCGCTCCGCCTCTTCCAGGCCGCCGCCGGCCTCGAGGAGACGGGCCGCCTCGACGCCTCCACCGCCGACGCCCTCCGCGCCCGCCACGGAAGCTGA
- a CDS encoding zeta toxin family protein encodes MSTDTPRLRMFAGPNGSGKSTIKSVIRPELIGTYINPDELEQQIRDQGAVDLRAFGVHATQDEIDAFFESSALLQRGGLTTAARTIRVRGDSIEFGDVAANSYFASVIADFLRRKLVASGASVTFETVMSSPDKVDFLRAAQAQGFRTYLYYVATGDPLVNVSRVKNRVQLGGHPVAEEKIISRYARSLELLIAAIHASNRAYIFDNSGSKPIWLAEVTYGRVLEMKTSRVPAWFKRHVWDRMGSQEAE; translated from the coding sequence GTGAGCACGGACACGCCCCGGCTGCGGATGTTCGCCGGGCCGAACGGATCGGGAAAGAGCACCATCAAGTCGGTCATCCGCCCGGAGCTGATCGGCACGTATATCAATCCCGACGAGCTGGAGCAGCAGATTCGTGATCAGGGCGCCGTCGACCTGCGGGCCTTCGGAGTCCATGCAACCCAGGACGAGATCGACGCGTTTTTTGAATCCTCGGCCCTCCTCCAGCGCGGCGGACTCACGACGGCGGCGCGCACGATCCGCGTTCGGGGCGATTCGATTGAGTTCGGGGACGTGGCGGCGAACTCCTACTTCGCTTCAGTCATCGCCGATTTCCTTCGCCGCAAGCTCGTCGCCTCCGGGGCCTCGGTGACGTTCGAGACCGTGATGTCTTCGCCCGACAAGGTCGATTTCCTTCGCGCTGCCCAGGCGCAAGGCTTCCGAACCTACCTCTATTACGTCGCCACCGGAGACCCTCTGGTGAACGTGTCGCGAGTGAAAAATCGGGTGCAGCTCGGCGGACACCCGGTGGCCGAAGAGAAGATCATCAGTCGCTACGCGCGCTCACTCGAGCTGCTCATCGCCGCGATCCATGCTTCCAATCGCGCGTACATCTTCGACAACTCCGGGAGCAAACCGATCTGGCTCGCTGAAGTTACGTACGGGCGGGTGCTGGAGATGAAAACAAGCCGGGTTCCCGCTTGGTTCAAACGCCACGTCTGGGATCGGATGGGTTCGCAGGAAGCGGAGTAG
- a CDS encoding DUF4440 domain-containing protein, translating into MNRTSRSGICALLVALTLGACATPPAANGPVPQSWSADEAQIRAAMQASSDAWNRGDLKGHLAIYVDSVTFMTPNGPRPGVAAIEESFTRTFFQGGRPKQNLRFEQMVVRPLGPGSALGTGRFILSGGGQADNTGWFTLVWIRTAAGWRAVHDHSG; encoded by the coding sequence ATGAACCGTACCTCCCGAAGCGGGATCTGCGCTCTCCTCGTCGCCCTCACCCTGGGAGCGTGCGCCACGCCCCCGGCGGCGAACGGCCCGGTGCCGCAGAGCTGGAGCGCCGACGAGGCGCAGATCCGCGCCGCCATGCAGGCATCCTCCGACGCCTGGAACCGCGGCGACCTCAAGGGGCACCTCGCCATCTACGTGGATTCGGTCACCTTCATGACCCCCAACGGCCCCCGCCCCGGCGTGGCGGCGATCGAGGAATCGTTCACCCGGACTTTCTTCCAGGGCGGCAGGCCCAAGCAGAACCTGCGCTTCGAGCAGATGGTGGTGCGGCCGCTGGGCCCCGGCTCCGCGCTGGGCACGGGCCGCTTCATCCTCTCCGGCGGCGGCCAGGCGGACAATACCGGCTGGTTTACCCTCGTCTGGATCCGCACCGCCGCCGGCTGGCGCGCCGTCCACGACCACTCCGGCTGA
- a CDS encoding PAAR domain-containing protein — translation MLPAARVGDMHACPMCDGPKPHVGGPILPAGVPTVFLAGMPAAVVGTTCTCAGPPDTIVRGSATVFIGGKPAARMGDTTMHGGVITAGAPTVLIGDSGGGGAGTPQAAAMSAARQSAVPFISTSTAASDAATVWTEIELVDDDRLPVPGEAFVVTTPDGRSIEGALDANGYARLDGLEPGRYRVDFPRLDGRSWTAGG, via the coding sequence ATGCTCCCCGCTGCCCGAGTCGGCGACATGCACGCCTGCCCGATGTGCGACGGCCCCAAGCCGCACGTGGGCGGACCCATACTCCCCGCAGGCGTGCCCACGGTATTTCTGGCCGGCATGCCCGCGGCGGTCGTGGGGACGACGTGCACCTGCGCGGGGCCGCCGGACACCATCGTGCGCGGCTCGGCGACGGTGTTCATCGGCGGGAAGCCGGCGGCGCGGATGGGGGACACGACGATGCACGGGGGCGTCATCACGGCGGGCGCCCCAACGGTGCTGATCGGCGATTCGGGCGGCGGCGGGGCAGGCACTCCGCAGGCCGCCGCCATGAGCGCCGCGCGCCAGTCCGCCGTTCCCTTTATCTCCACCAGCACCGCGGCATCGGACGCGGCGACGGTGTGGACCGAGATCGAGCTGGTGGACGACGACAGGCTGCCGGTGCCCGGCGAGGCGTTCGTGGTCACCACGCCGGACGGGCGCAGCATCGAAGGCGCGCTGGACGCCAACGGCTACGCCCGCCTGGATGGACTTGAACCGGGAAGGTACCGCGTCGACTTTCCGCGGCTGGATGGCCGCTCGTGGACCGCTGGAGGGTGA